GTGGGCTTGTTCCTTGCGAGTGTTGGCTCTGAAGCAAAAGGTTATGGCGATAAGGCAATGTGGCTAATTGATGCATCATTGAAGCTTCAACCTGAGTCATCTCCTTACGTGTATCAAAAAGGTCGCCTCACTTATCACGACTATGGAATTAAGGCCGCCATGCCCTACTTCGATAAGGCGATGAATATGCAAATTCCTTCGACAGAAATCGAAACTTTCGCTGGAGTGAAAGCATTCTCAGAGGGAGATTTCAGTCGCGCAGTGGATAAATTCTCTGCACTGAATAAAGATCAGTTGTATACTTTAAATGTGGGAACGCTTTTGAGTGAATCATATGCTCAAAAGGGTCAGGTCGATAAAGCCTTGGCAATGATCAAAGATTTGATCACTGCCAGCAAAAAAGACTCGGTCGACTATCTTCTGGAACAAGCTCATATCCTTGAGACTTTCAAAGGAAGCCCCACGCTAGCGTTGGATTCCTACGAAAAGGCATTCAAAGCCAGCAGCGCGCAAGCAGATTTGCGTGAATGGTTAAGCAAAAAAATTCAGTTTATTAAAAATCAAAACAAAGTCGGTCAGCACGTAATCTCGGGAGACTTGTAGTATGGAGGGTACAAGTGAAAGCTTTCATCCAATTGATGACTGTTTTTCTTCTCTTGGGGTCAGCGACTGCCTTTGCCAAGCAAAAGACAGTCCGTAAAGTCCAAGAAGTCAATTTCGGTGATATGAACCTCAAGGGTACAATTCGTAACCCTGACGGCGCTTATCTTGTGCAAAAGCGAGGCATCAAGTTCATGCCTCTGTACGATGTACAAAAAGATATGGATGGCCGCATCAGGGAATCAGCATTGTACTTGAACAACTAAGTTTAGTTTTTATTTGAGGGGTTTATATGGTCACGTTGATTGTACGTCAGTCTCTTAAGAATGGGACTGCAAAAACTTGGAAATTGAGACCAACAAGCGAAACGCAAACGTTTGGCTCTTCCCGCCTTGCGGATGTGATTTCAATTTCACCAAACACAAAAGGTATTCAAGGCCTGTTTGAATATCGTGATGGTCAATGGTTCTATGTTGACATGGATATGGCTACCTCCAGCGGATTGAAACAATCCCCAGCCATCGCCTTGAACAAAGAATCCACTGTGAACTTGAGCGATTGCACATTGAGCTTTGAGCCAGTAAAAAAAGAAACCAATCTGTATTCCCGCCTGGAAAAATCCGGCAGCGACGAATCCACAGGTAAGAAGTTTCAACTTTTCCTGGTTAAACAAAACGGCCGCGTCGTACAGACTAAAATCCAGCCTTTGAACAAGGCTTTCAAACCAGACTTTACCAACACTAAAGTGGCTTGCGTTCCTTCACCGGAATGGCACCGTCAAAACGTGGGTGATGTCGAGGTTTCCCAAAGAACTCTTTCCATGGAAGATGCTGCTGCTATGGGACGCTTTAATACAGCGAACCTGGTGGATGAGGACTCCAAAAAAGGCGTGGTTCTGATGCTCGGTGCTGCGGCCCTGTTTGTAACAGCCGCACTATTTGGACCAAAGGGCGGTGAAACCATGGCCCAGGTCGAGCCACCGAAAATCGCGCAAAAAATCATAGTAAAAACTGAACTTAAACCAAAGCGTAAAAGAGCCGAAGCTCCTAAACAGCAGCAGATGGCAGCCGCACCAGCAGCCGCGCCTAAACAACAGGCCGCAGCTTCCGGTGGTGGTGGCAAGCTTGCCAATATGATGAAATCGATCTCTGACGGTCGTATTTCAAAATTGATTGGTAAAGTTTCCGCGCAAGGTGCGAAAAGTGCCAACGTGATGTTCGCTCAAGGTGTTAAAGCCGGTTCCGGTCCTTCCGGTCGTGGTTTGGCAGCTGTGGGCAATATCGAACGCTCCGGTCGTGACTGGGGTGCTGCAGGTAACGGTGCAGGAGTGATGATTTCCACTAATGGCAAAGGCGGCGGTAAAAGCGCTTCCGGCATGGGTGGTCTTGCTCAAGGTGGCACTGGTAATGCCGGTGTTGGTTTGATCGAAGAGGAATCTGAAATTACTGGTGGTTTGGACCGTGAGGTTATCGCCCAGTATATCAAATCCAAATTGGGTCAGATCCTTTACTGTTACGAACGTCAACTGAGTGCGAATCCGGATTTGTTCGGTAAAGTCGCTGTGAAATTCACGATCGGTGGTACTGGTCAGGTTGAACAGCAGCTTATTGGCGACACAACTCTGAAGAATTCAACAGTTGAAGGCTGTATTTTGAATCGTGTAGCCGCATGGAAGTTCCCTGCCCCACAAGGCGGAACGCGCGTGCTAGTTACATATCCATTTTTGTTTAAAAGTACCAACTAGGACGGGAGATCGAAATGTTTAAGAAAACACTACTAATATTCTTCGTGATGACAGCTCAGGCTTTTGCACAAACGGCGACAACTCCGACGGCAACACCTGCAGCTAAAACGCCAGTGGATTCGCGTGGCAGTGATAAACTTGATATTAAAAAACTGGAAAACAAGTACTGGGCCGCTAAGGATGAAGACTTTGGCGTGGTTCAGAACCGTCGTTACGTAAAAGCAGAGCGCTTTTATCTGACAGCTCGCGGTGGTATTCCATTCAATGATGCCTTCAGTGATGGAACAGTATTAGGAGCTGACTTCGGTTACTTCTTCAATGAACGCTGGGGTGTGGAGCTTTCCTACAATAAAGCTGATTTGAAGGACAATGATTCAACTCAACAGTTTATCTCTCGTTACGCAACTGTTCCTGATCACAACGTGCTTGATTCATCTTACTTTGCATCCGTGATCTGGGTTCCGTTCTACGCGAAAATGTCAGCTTTGGATAAAGCTATCATTTACTTCGACATGGGTTTCTCTGTGGGTTTGGGTAATGTGAACTATAACATTATCAAAGAAGAAGGTAATGAATTGAAATCCGCTATCGGTTATAAACTGGGCGTGTTCCAACAGATCTTCTTTTCTGAGCACTTTGCCTTGCGCGCTGACTTGATCAACACGTGGGCCAACGAAACACAGATGACTTATGATTCCACTCCAAGTTACAGCCCACGTAATATGGGCGATAAAATGGTGAACGATACCTCACTGATGCTAGGTATCACTTATTGGCATTAATTTTACGTTATTGTCTCCAAGGCCGGGGGGTCTTTTATGAATAAGCCAATGAAAGCAATGTTAGTGCTGCCTTTACTGTGCAGCACAGCCTTTGCCCAGGAATTGCCGAAAGCACTGAATGTAAAAACCCAGGGGGCTCCTGCAGCTGCAAATCTGCGGGTGAAATCCTCGATGGTTCCGACTTTTGAAATCTATCAAAAGAAAACGGTTAAAGGCAAAACTGAAGTCTTTAAAGTCAAAGCGATTCCGGAGCTGAATATTGGTTCCGAGCGCACGGTTGAGGCAACTCCACTGAGCCCGCTGCGTCTGCCCGCTTCTCAACAATTGGTTGTAAAACCAGTTAAGAAAGCGCCGATGATCAATCCAATGACTGTTAAGATTCCTCCCTACACTGCTGTGGTAGGTGCACCCAAAGTTGTAACGTCACCGGAAGCTTTCACTAAAATTCCTGACGTGAAAATGCTGGGCTCCATTAAGGATCCGTCCGTGGAAGAACCACAAACGAATCTTATGAAGATGGATGATATGAAGCCGAACGATTACAAATTGCTTCAGGCTTTGATCTTCCTGGAAATCCAGCAAAAATACGAAATGGCCATGGGTCTTTTCTCGGAGTTGATGGAAGATAAAGAGCACCGTTTGGAAGCTCTTTACAACTATGCGATGACGGCAAAAGGTTTGGGTCTGAATACAGAATTCAGAACTTACATGATCAAGGTATCCCAGGAGACCAAAAACAAAGAATGGCAGGAAAGAGCAACGAAAGCTCTGGTTGAGGGCATCACTTCCCTTGAACAATCTGACATCTCTTTGATTGATCCATTGGTAACGAAATACGAAATGGATGTGACGAAGAATTCAGACTACCAGATCACTCGTGCGAAGTACTATTCTTCCATCGGTAACCTGGGCATGATGGAAGACGCATTGATGCACATCGATGAAAAGTCCCCAAAATATCCGGAAGCATTGTTGCTTTCCGGCCTGTTCAACTATCGTCAAAATAAAGTGGATGAAGCCACTGTGAACCTTGAAGCATTGCTTAAGGCCACTGATGGCGACAAGAAATCCCAAATCAGAAACGTGGGCGCGATCACTATGGCCCGCATTCAGTTCCAAAAAAGCATGTACAAAGAGGCGTTTCAGTCTTACTTAAAAGTGGACCGCTCCTCCCCTCTTTGGTTGCAAGCGATGACCGAGAGTGCCTGGACTCAGATTCTTTCTGAGGACTATGAAGGTGCTGCCGGCAATATGTTCTCCTTGCACACGGACTTCTTTAAGAACGCTTTCAACCCGGAATCCTTCGTGGTTCGTACGGTGGGCTATCTGAACCTGTGCCAATACGGTGACGGTGTTCAGGTTCTGGAAGAGATGCGTGGCAAATACGGTCCTTGGAAAGGCAAACTTGAGGCTTATAACAAAGCCCATAAGAAGTCCACGGACTACTATGAAACTGTGAAAAACTGGGCAAAGAACTCTGACCTGAAAGAAGTCGATGGCTTGCCACGTGCTTTCATCGTGGAACTTGCGCGCCACCCTGGTTTCATGAGCATCCAAAAGCAAATCAATAACTACGAGGACGAAATCACGAAGTTCAACAAGATCTCTTTCACATTGATCAAAATGGAAAAAGAGTTCCTGACGAAAAAAGCAGAAGCCAGCAAAGACGTGGCCACTGCTAAATCAAAAGGTCGTGACACATCAAGTGCTGAGAAAAAACTTTTGAGTTACCAGATTCAATACCATATCGCGAACAAAGCGCGCACATCGATCAAGAATCTGCGCACTCAGGGTATCGCCCGTATTGACAAGGAAAAGGACGGTCTGCGCTCTGACGCCGGCAAGTCTTTGCAAGGGAACTTTAAAAACATGGTTACCAACTTAAACCGTGTTCTGGATCAAAACGACGTGCTTCAGTACGAATTGTACTCGGGCGCTGGTGAACACATCCGCTACCAAATGGCTGGCGGTGAAGTAACTGATAAAGAACGTCCAGAGTTAAAAGTGGCTAAAGAGAAAAGCTTGAACTGGAAATTCAAAGGCGAGATCTGGGAAGACGAAGTGGGTCACTACCGTTCATCTTTGAAAAATGTCTGCGCGCAGGATAATAGCGTTGCCGGCATGAATGAGCACTAAGAGAAAATATTAAGGAAAAGGATTTGTATATGAAAAATTATATCAAACTGACAACAATGACTGTGCTTCTGACTTTCTCCACTGCTGCATTCGCACAAAACACAGCGAAAGAGGGCTTGGAGCGCATCAAAACAAATTTGAACAATTCCAAAACGAACCTGACTGAGTACCAAAAAAACCTGAAAACGGTTGAAGGTAACTTGAACGAGGTTGCCAAAGCCAAATCCGCTGTTGAAGGCCAACAAAAAGAAGTGTCGGCTCAAGCAGAGGAAAACACCAAGTCCATTCAGAAAATTGGCAAACAGGAAACTGAGCTTCAAGGTTTGATCAACGACGAGAAAGGCAAAACAGCGGCAGAGAATCAAAAGATTGCTGAGCTGGAGGCGATGATCGCGAAAATCAAGGAAAACCAGAAGAAGCGTGAGTCCAACGTTCAGGACTACCAGCATCAGATGTCACAATTGACAGAAGAGAAAAAAATCTGGAACTCCCGTCGCGACACTTTAAAGGATCAATACGACCAGGTGAACAAAAAAATCCGCGAGCTTGCATCCGAAGAAAAAGAATGGAAAGGCAAACAGCAGGGTTACAAAGGCGAAGTCAATCGCTGGCAAAAAGAAGTGGATCGCCAACAAAAAATCAGCGACTCCTACAACTCTTTGGCTGAAGTTAAGTAGTAGTAAAACAGTCATTTAGTCCTAATAAGAGATCAGGTCCCCCGGCCTGATCTCTTTGTTTTTCCACCCCCGTATTAGAACTGGACTTCAAAAAATCCTGAGCCCACCGAAAAGCTTTTCAGTCAGGCACCTTCCTTCACAGACAAATCAATATAATTTAATAAAAGGACTGCTGAAATGAATCAGAGCTCTCTTTCGTCTTGGTTCCGTGGGATCAAGGGAAAACTACTTTTCGCCGCTTGCCTGCCGCTGGTGGGATTTTCGATCATCTATTTTATTTCCAGCACGAGCATGACCAAGCTCAACGTCTTCTTGGATAGTGCAAATCTAAATATCATTCCGAATCTTGCTGCCGTGGGCGAAATGCGCCAGGCGCGAAACAAGTTCGGTTACCAGGTCTTTGCAGCCATGAGCATGGATACTGCAGAAAAAAGACAAGAACGCATTAAGATCTCCCGTGAAGCGATTGCCGAATTCAAAAAAGGCATGGAGGCGTACAAATCTGCTCCTTCTGATCCTGAATTGGCAACTACTGATAAAAAAGCTTATGACGTCCTGGATGAATATATGAATTTGCTGGAAGAGACTGCAAAACTTGCAGAATCCGGCACCCCTGAAAACAACAAAAAAGCACAGGACCTGTTGGATGGTCGTCTTTGGGAACTGGGCAGCATCATGGGCTCCATGACCGGCGCAGCCATCAAACAATACGAAGAGATCGCCAAAGAAAATACTTCTTCAGCTGACGCCACAATAGCCCAGTCTGAAACCGTCATCATGCTGACGACCGCAGCATCAAGTCTTGCGATTTTCTCGATCCTGCTGTTTATCGCAATCCGCCTTTCCAAATCCGTGGGCAGTGTTGCAAGTCGCCTGTCTGACTCCAGTACACAAGTTGCCTCTGCGGTTGAACAACTTAATGAAGCTGGTAATAGCTTGTCACAATCCTCCACTGAAGCCGCGGCATCATTGGAAGAAACTGTGGCGGCCCTTGAAGAGCTGACTTCCATGGTACAAATGAACTCGGACAATGCAAAACAAGCAGCCAGCCTGTCTGCATCCTCCCGCTCCTCTGCTGAGGCAGGTGAAGCTGACATCAAAAACCTGATCACAGCCATGAATGATATCTCTCAATCCTCCAAAAAGATCGAGGAAATCATCTCTGTGATCGACGATATCGCTTTCCAGACAAACTTGCTGGCATTGAATGCTGCCGTTGAGGCCGCTCGTGCTGGTGAACAAGGTAAAGGCTTCGCAGTGGTTGCGGAAGCGGTTCGTGCCCTGGCGCAAAGAAGTGCCTCTTCTGCCAAGGACATCTCTTCCCTGATCAAAGATTCCGTTTCACAAATTGATCATGGCAGCAAAATTGCTGATCAAAGCGGAACAGTCCTTGCCAATATCGTGAACTCGATCAAGAAAGTTTCTGATCTGAATAACGAGATCGCGGCCGCAAGCTCTGAGCAAACAACAGGTATCCAGCAGATCAGCAAAGCGATGAATCAACTGGATCAATCCTCCCAGTCCAATGCAGCTTCTGCTGAGGAAATTGCAGCCACAAGTGGTGAGATCAACAACCTGGCTACTACGACTCAGACATTGACTGTTGAATTGACTCAAGTGATCTACGGCAGCAACGATGTGGTTCCAATGCAAACAGTAGAAACAGAAAAACCAAAAAAGGCTGCACATAATGCTGCAGCCCCAAAGGTACTGCAATTCAAAAAAGCTCCAATAAAAGCAACT
This is a stretch of genomic DNA from Bdellovibrio sp. GT3. It encodes these proteins:
- a CDS encoding HAMP domain-containing methyl-accepting chemotaxis protein, producing MNQSSLSSWFRGIKGKLLFAACLPLVGFSIIYFISSTSMTKLNVFLDSANLNIIPNLAAVGEMRQARNKFGYQVFAAMSMDTAEKRQERIKISREAIAEFKKGMEAYKSAPSDPELATTDKKAYDVLDEYMNLLEETAKLAESGTPENNKKAQDLLDGRLWELGSIMGSMTGAAIKQYEEIAKENTSSADATIAQSETVIMLTTAASSLAIFSILLFIAIRLSKSVGSVASRLSDSSTQVASAVEQLNEAGNSLSQSSTEAAASLEETVAALEELTSMVQMNSDNAKQAASLSASSRSSAEAGEADIKNLITAMNDISQSSKKIEEIISVIDDIAFQTNLLALNAAVEAARAGEQGKGFAVVAEAVRALAQRSASSAKDISSLIKDSVSQIDHGSKIADQSGTVLANIVNSIKKVSDLNNEIAAASSEQTTGIQQISKAMNQLDQSSQSNAASAEEIAATSGEINNLATTTQTLTVELTQVIYGSNDVVPMQTVETEKPKKAAHNAAAPKVLQFKKAPIKATPAKAAKAETSEDLIPFDDDGDRKVGTTNGF
- a CDS encoding tetratricopeptide repeat protein; the encoded protein is MNKPMKAMLVLPLLCSTAFAQELPKALNVKTQGAPAAANLRVKSSMVPTFEIYQKKTVKGKTEVFKVKAIPELNIGSERTVEATPLSPLRLPASQQLVVKPVKKAPMINPMTVKIPPYTAVVGAPKVVTSPEAFTKIPDVKMLGSIKDPSVEEPQTNLMKMDDMKPNDYKLLQALIFLEIQQKYEMAMGLFSELMEDKEHRLEALYNYAMTAKGLGLNTEFRTYMIKVSQETKNKEWQERATKALVEGITSLEQSDISLIDPLVTKYEMDVTKNSDYQITRAKYYSSIGNLGMMEDALMHIDEKSPKYPEALLLSGLFNYRQNKVDEATVNLEALLKATDGDKKSQIRNVGAITMARIQFQKSMYKEAFQSYLKVDRSSPLWLQAMTESAWTQILSEDYEGAAGNMFSLHTDFFKNAFNPESFVVRTVGYLNLCQYGDGVQVLEEMRGKYGPWKGKLEAYNKAHKKSTDYYETVKNWAKNSDLKEVDGLPRAFIVELARHPGFMSIQKQINNYEDEITKFNKISFTLIKMEKEFLTKKAEASKDVATAKSKGRDTSSAEKKLLSYQIQYHIANKARTSIKNLRTQGIARIDKEKDGLRSDAGKSLQGNFKNMVTNLNRVLDQNDVLQYELYSGAGEHIRYQMAGGEVTDKERPELKVAKEKSLNWKFKGEIWEDEVGHYRSSLKNVCAQDNSVAGMNEH
- a CDS encoding outer membrane beta-barrel domain-containing protein — translated: MFKKTLLIFFVMTAQAFAQTATTPTATPAAKTPVDSRGSDKLDIKKLENKYWAAKDEDFGVVQNRRYVKAERFYLTARGGIPFNDAFSDGTVLGADFGYFFNERWGVELSYNKADLKDNDSTQQFISRYATVPDHNVLDSSYFASVIWVPFYAKMSALDKAIIYFDMGFSVGLGNVNYNIIKEEGNELKSAIGYKLGVFQQIFFSEHFALRADLINTWANETQMTYDSTPSYSPRNMGDKMVNDTSLMLGITYWH
- a CDS encoding AgmX/PglI C-terminal domain-containing protein; this encodes MVTLIVRQSLKNGTAKTWKLRPTSETQTFGSSRLADVISISPNTKGIQGLFEYRDGQWFYVDMDMATSSGLKQSPAIALNKESTVNLSDCTLSFEPVKKETNLYSRLEKSGSDESTGKKFQLFLVKQNGRVVQTKIQPLNKAFKPDFTNTKVACVPSPEWHRQNVGDVEVSQRTLSMEDAAAMGRFNTANLVDEDSKKGVVLMLGAAALFVTAALFGPKGGETMAQVEPPKIAQKIIVKTELKPKRKRAEAPKQQQMAAAPAAAPKQQAAASGGGGKLANMMKSISDGRISKLIGKVSAQGAKSANVMFAQGVKAGSGPSGRGLAAVGNIERSGRDWGAAGNGAGVMISTNGKGGGKSASGMGGLAQGGTGNAGVGLIEEESEITGGLDREVIAQYIKSKLGQILYCYERQLSANPDLFGKVAVKFTIGGTGQVEQQLIGDTTLKNSTVEGCILNRVAAWKFPAPQGGTRVLVTYPFLFKSTN